A genomic region of Natronosalvus amylolyticus contains the following coding sequences:
- a CDS encoding MarR family transcriptional regulator, whose protein sequence is MSSGTIDIDEFENADDDEFEERNDTERIVLFLDENDDRAWKAATIADQLDLDTDAVSAILSRLKERNLVRHKRPYWAITDDEDQLRAAYRLHQHHQTADEQYGEEHLEELKTDEMEEVQ, encoded by the coding sequence ATGTCGAGCGGTACCATCGATATCGACGAGTTCGAGAACGCCGACGACGATGAATTCGAGGAACGAAACGACACCGAGCGAATCGTGCTGTTCCTCGATGAGAACGACGACCGGGCGTGGAAGGCGGCGACGATCGCTGATCAACTCGACCTAGATACGGACGCTGTCAGTGCCATCCTCTCGCGACTAAAGGAACGAAATCTTGTACGGCATAAGCGTCCGTACTGGGCGATCACAGACGACGAGGATCAGCTTCGAGCCGCCTACCGGCTTCACCAGCACCACCAGACTGCAGACGAGCAGTACGGTGAGGAGCATCTCGAGGAGTTGAAAACTGACGAGATGGAGGAAGTGCAGTGA
- a CDS encoding DUF7558 family protein produces MQYTLAGCAFFDASSGTEADEAYSWGKDERISHPICVDTVIQTRPDLDEREHYACDGCELVVNALAALTRFRVEFEPLEGSLQFCGR; encoded by the coding sequence ATGCAGTATACGCTCGCTGGCTGCGCCTTCTTTGACGCTTCGTCAGGTACCGAGGCCGACGAGGCATATTCCTGGGGAAAAGACGAACGAATCTCTCACCCGATCTGTGTTGACACTGTCATTCAAACGCGGCCAGATCTTGACGAACGCGAACACTACGCCTGCGACGGGTGTGAATTGGTCGTCAACGCACTTGCAGCACTCACGCGGTTCCGGGTAGAATTCGAACCTCTCGAAGGATCACTCCAGTTCTGTGGACGCTGA
- a CDS encoding DNA-binding protein — translation MSSKKSVSKVVSVDEQAYEQETDQAEHEDVVDETPKFRATVEMEIQAKVDANHPDGMVDTNEDRIYGVTLAQEERIRAREEELERISAQAAFGRQEGRAERTRAVVKQARRNQRPGKDVDPREELGGVKLGQVNRQAQRLAADVTGGYTRAVIGKRIASRVLEGSDLFEAVMETKEEMQHEAGTIVPIGRLESIRRGEVSVEGRVIELWEPSSPAIQQVGLLEDETGRTKFTIWAKSNQTMVREGERVRFRAAAKNWYNGRCSIALTHWSEIIFPERGRWWE, via the coding sequence ATGTCTAGTAAGAAGTCGGTTAGTAAGGTCGTTTCGGTCGATGAACAGGCGTACGAGCAGGAAACGGATCAAGCGGAGCACGAGGACGTCGTCGATGAGACGCCAAAGTTCCGGGCCACGGTGGAGATGGAGATTCAGGCGAAGGTGGATGCAAACCACCCAGACGGGATGGTCGACACCAACGAGGATCGGATCTACGGTGTGACCTTAGCCCAGGAAGAGCGTATTCGAGCCAGAGAGGAAGAACTCGAGCGAATCAGTGCACAGGCAGCGTTCGGTCGACAGGAGGGACGAGCGGAGCGAACGAGAGCGGTGGTTAAACAGGCACGACGGAATCAACGGCCGGGCAAGGACGTCGATCCTCGAGAGGAACTTGGAGGGGTGAAATTGGGTCAGGTCAATCGGCAGGCACAGCGGTTGGCAGCGGACGTCACCGGTGGGTACACGCGAGCGGTCATCGGAAAGCGGATCGCCAGTCGGGTTCTCGAGGGTTCGGATCTGTTCGAGGCGGTGATGGAGACGAAAGAAGAGATGCAACATGAGGCAGGAACGATTGTGCCGATTGGAAGGCTCGAGTCGATTAGGAGAGGCGAGGTCAGTGTGGAAGGCCGTGTGATCGAACTGTGGGAGCCCTCGAGTCCAGCGATTCAACAGGTTGGGCTGCTCGAGGACGAAACTGGTCGGACGAAGTTCACGATCTGGGCGAAGAGCAATCAGACGATGGTTCGTGAGGGTGAGCGAGTGCGGTTCAGGGCGGCGGCGAAGAACTGGTACAATGGACGGTGTTCAATCGCGCTGACTCACTGGTCGGAAATCATCTTCCCCGAGCGCGGTCGGTGGTGGGAGTAG
- a CDS encoding PQQ-binding-like beta-propeller repeat protein, with product MIDPERTDTSGESWPHPFFDSRNTGTNLYATPIKEQPSVSSLFNLHTGVSALVTSREITVAASNETVALNEDGIRWEISSDAGGQTAASIANGVVYVSSDGAITAVDLDTGEEYWTISHGTSYSTYPIIDGSRLYVVASSVPSIRVYDALDGTVHWTHNPPVGLSGIAVHDESVFGAGFSSDADGMIVRVDPGGEEEWTTPVAAPITVPPAILDETLFIGLRNGNVMAINVHTGHVEWEISVLDSLGGVLQTPLTITNRVVCVPANNGSVSYGLDRETGEILWSVQTGTTLAPAVSDGDLVYFLGSNGITAVDSRDGGTYWRVDQSISTRWAAFAGEELYFGGLDGTVYRVSN from the coding sequence GTGATCGATCCTGAACGGACTGATACGAGCGGAGAGTCGTGGCCCCACCCATTTTTCGACAGCAGGAATACGGGTACAAATCTCTACGCCACACCAATCAAAGAACAGCCATCGGTGTCCTCGCTGTTCAATTTGCATACGGGAGTATCTGCACTCGTTACGTCTCGAGAGATTACGGTAGCGGCCTCGAATGAGACAGTCGCGCTCAACGAGGACGGGATAAGGTGGGAGATTTCGAGCGACGCTGGCGGACAAACGGCAGCATCGATAGCTAATGGTGTGGTGTACGTGTCCTCGGACGGAGCGATCACCGCAGTCGACCTTGACACAGGCGAGGAGTACTGGACGATCTCTCATGGAACAAGTTACAGTACGTATCCTATCATTGACGGATCGCGGCTGTACGTCGTCGCCTCGTCCGTCCCGTCAATTAGGGTTTACGACGCGCTTGATGGGACAGTACATTGGACTCACAACCCACCGGTCGGCCTTTCGGGCATCGCCGTACATGATGAGTCTGTTTTCGGAGCCGGGTTCTCCTCAGATGCTGATGGGATGATAGTTAGAGTCGATCCAGGGGGCGAAGAAGAATGGACGACGCCTGTTGCTGCCCCGATAACGGTTCCCCCTGCAATTCTCGATGAAACGCTTTTCATCGGGCTGCGGAACGGAAACGTGATGGCAATAAATGTACACACAGGACACGTAGAGTGGGAAATATCAGTTCTCGATTCACTTGGAGGCGTGTTACAGACGCCGCTTACCATCACGAATCGGGTAGTTTGTGTCCCTGCAAATAACGGATCGGTCTCATACGGACTTGATCGAGAGACTGGCGAAATACTCTGGAGCGTTCAGACAGGAACCACGCTAGCCCCTGCAGTTAGCGACGGCGATCTTGTGTATTTTCTTGGGTCGAACGGAATTACCGCTGTCGACAGCCGAGACGGAGGGACGTATTGGCGGGTAGACCAGTCCATATCGACGCGATGGGCGGCTTTCGCGGGAGAGGAACTGTATTTCGGGGGACTAGACGGGACAGTGTACCGAGTATCGAACTGA
- a CDS encoding ComEC/Rec2 family competence protein: MHNLLAYELVIHHIDVGQADATLLIEPSGETMLIDSGDWRQGGSDVIEYLEAQDVDRINHLVATHGHADHIGGHDVIIEHYETELDGIGTAYDSGVAATSQTYERYLDAIEEYDVELLIVEEGDHFEFGEADVNVLNPRAGDSGSDLHYNSVALTIGFGEFSYLTTGDVEADAEQRMVDEHGDQLVADAYQAGHHGSTTSSTTPFMDQVTPDVAVISSAYDSQYGHPHDEVLEDFADRGIETYWTAVHGDVVLTTDGSNVELKTEHEFSTDAGDLLEEKPDGDDDTQASLTHPIDVPTAPLAG, translated from the coding sequence ATTCACAACCTTCTCGCGTATGAACTCGTGATTCACCACATCGACGTTGGCCAGGCCGACGCCACGCTTTTGATCGAACCCTCTGGTGAGACGATGCTCATCGATTCCGGTGACTGGCGCCAAGGAGGCTCCGACGTGATCGAGTACCTCGAGGCACAAGACGTCGATCGGATCAACCATCTCGTTGCGACCCACGGCCACGCCGACCACATTGGTGGTCACGATGTGATCATCGAGCACTACGAAACTGAACTGGACGGCATCGGTACAGCTTACGACTCTGGCGTGGCAGCCACGAGCCAGACGTACGAGCGATACCTCGATGCCATCGAAGAGTACGATGTCGAACTTCTGATCGTCGAAGAGGGCGACCACTTCGAGTTCGGCGAGGCGGACGTTAACGTCCTCAATCCACGTGCAGGTGACTCAGGCTCAGACCTCCACTACAACAGTGTAGCACTCACCATCGGATTTGGCGAGTTCTCCTATCTCACCACAGGCGATGTGGAAGCCGATGCCGAACAACGGATGGTCGACGAACACGGAGACCAACTTGTGGCAGACGCATATCAGGCGGGCCATCACGGTTCGACGACGTCCTCAACAACGCCGTTCATGGATCAAGTCACACCAGACGTGGCGGTCATCTCGAGTGCGTACGACTCCCAGTACGGCCATCCACACGACGAGGTTCTCGAGGACTTTGCCGATCGAGGAATCGAAACGTACTGGACTGCGGTTCACGGCGATGTCGTACTCACGACTGACGGGAGCAATGTTGAACTCAAGACGGAACACGAGTTCTCGACTGATGCTGGGGATCTCCTCGAGGAGAAACCAGATGGCGATGACGACACACAGGCCTCGCTCACCCACCCGATTGACGTGCCTACAGCGCCATTAGCAGGCTAA
- a CDS encoding DUF3006 domain-containing protein, with the protein MSETYTVTLDRIVDGRTAVLLLEEDGETVDQLDIDVTMLPSEAQHEGAVLEITVEARELCEVEYLPEVTQSRKESAQERLDRLSTRLSDRE; encoded by the coding sequence ATGAGTGAGACCTACACCGTAACGCTCGATCGGATCGTCGACGGAAGGACAGCGGTGCTCTTGCTCGAAGAGGACGGCGAGACCGTCGATCAACTCGACATCGACGTAACGATGCTGCCATCAGAGGCTCAGCACGAAGGGGCAGTTCTCGAAATCACTGTCGAAGCACGCGAACTCTGTGAAGTCGAATACCTTCCTGAAGTCACACAGTCTCGCAAGGAGTCTGCACAGGAGCGCCTCGATCGTCTCTCGACGAGGTTATCGGATCGAGAGTAA
- a CDS encoding DUF7342 family protein: MSDQSRAWPAEMDAADRVRHVALTRTTPQNAGWIAEEADVSRDTAAKYLDRMADQGDLEAVETADGTCYKPDDVTQFLREVRTLAEEQSVDELTNELRAIGDEIDSWKSAYDVESLEELRRSIGREDLSSSDRRERLETIEEWEYNILVREALQLAISLQSSLTRLDADPRIGEMGTETLPQEG; encoded by the coding sequence ATGAGCGATCAATCACGTGCGTGGCCAGCGGAGATGGACGCTGCTGATCGCGTCAGGCATGTTGCGTTGACTCGAACGACGCCACAAAATGCTGGCTGGATTGCTGAAGAGGCAGACGTCTCGAGGGATACGGCTGCCAAATATCTCGATCGCATGGCCGATCAGGGCGACCTCGAGGCCGTCGAAACAGCTGACGGTACGTGCTACAAGCCAGACGACGTCACGCAATTCCTGCGCGAAGTCCGTACCCTCGCTGAAGAACAGTCTGTAGACGAACTCACCAACGAATTGCGTGCAATCGGTGACGAAATTGACTCGTGGAAATCAGCCTACGACGTCGAGTCACTCGAAGAACTTCGCCGGAGTATTGGACGTGAGGATCTGTCGTCTAGCGATCGACGTGAGCGCCTCGAGACAATCGAGGAATGGGAGTACAATATCCTGGTACGGGAAGCACTTCAGCTTGCCATCAGCCTGCAGAGTTCACTGACGAGGCTTGACGCAGATCCGCGTATCGGGGAGATGGGTACAGAGACGCTTCCACAGGAAGGCTGA
- a CDS encoding DUF87 domain-containing protein: protein MDTSPPTFEFLAVCAGAEAPVEFYYGVNQEEHLNTLEKRLRSIYPTTFTVMRTEFDLEAVLIPESDLAEKDLESEEQGALNQEDIRTDSGETDLEGSDEGDVEDEPPTPSPLGVEWLGKTGRKEDWMTTIAPFVVEEPDEEYESERPPLSAVVEVLHEMTVPTVYQILWQRKPDWRDDAEIRTSNLKEGRDTWAEDLIGSWLEPVDADPADRELSQETKNRIRRIDGKHPRRTFTVNARAVAMARDDDVEIRAELEQLKAALDPLDGPFYELNGRRIREKGFLSSQKKKRAQRHLDRVLNGEMITGSGKKRPDFVFNADELANVVVVPSADDLTVEGSRGARSEQRSRNPLPRPNPDLMDQFREGMAIGYAIDENGSPESEPTRIPPPLLPTHYLRAATTGAGKSKALINDVLSLYESTDGPIILVDPKGDGMTENYLRAHARRFGVDDLEENVLHFSVPDTLPGFSFFNLTPGLSHGQRRVDTVQRKVDHYEEILKLVMGRDRYERATASPLLIEALIKALFDEKYGRENGRHRASEDYFAHHQLEHALDQLWQAGPPNPQEDAIPKSIDPEVTRTIRRQLQSDGRTFANIMGGVSNRFAYISQDSHLRRIFNNTDPQFDFRELLDTNQIILFDLGDLREDAARMVTGVILTSLEDALRTHEDNLNQRPDDYVVNLLIDEAASVVVSDVLNDLLEKGRSFRLSVGLSMQFPEQMQAEGGRRVYLNALNNIGSPILGKVNVDRELARAMAHEDLDPTAFANRVRSLPRGEWITQLPSPVFGETGPYPFSIKPLPIPAGHPESDDPLSVGEEQEFQEALSRVHGRTRREFGVRESTTSFADVPVSLQDILGVDSSDLDHALVHVIRNIQLREDCREDNGWVDAKVVDTELQTAFAGVDAEPPTHEEIAAVRRQSRLLEVDLSQTTRDIVVRLTAAGESIVAPDTGSSRTSGSIRHDEAIRQIEAALTKIGCTVSIPKQDGSEQPDARAVHPDCEQTFAIEVETTTPENPAQVLANLRKAQDAGEHPVFVVEADEPEMYWADRVTGILSSPVRELSTGEIRLYTKDQALSFNGGATATGGVTAVRPVTEHSAQTVWKREHGRLVLENGQGKTLIETASIAELSRDHVPAVYSYDQTSGEYVVSEQGVQYVYDSKESFSKKWTRIMEPFVPEAEFSYPGYGSDNYSIVVLRTDGQPAVYRDGETAALETLLEYDDDDSPIGCSDEEELSFDPSELLLAEIADDADAVVGRFVSLFLSEEPTSTVAAGTVYDCYEQWAKQHDIDPDGKSWFARRLGNHIELNRITERRDGELVRCYEGLKLDHQGILEE, encoded by the coding sequence GTGGACACCTCCCCTCCGACGTTCGAATTCCTCGCTGTCTGTGCGGGTGCTGAAGCACCAGTAGAGTTTTACTACGGAGTCAACCAGGAAGAACACCTCAACACGCTCGAGAAGCGTCTCAGGTCGATCTACCCGACTACGTTCACGGTTATGCGAACAGAATTCGATCTCGAGGCAGTCCTCATACCTGAATCCGACTTGGCGGAGAAAGATCTCGAGTCTGAGGAACAGGGGGCGTTGAATCAAGAGGATATTCGAACTGATTCGGGAGAGACTGATTTGGAAGGTTCCGATGAAGGCGACGTAGAAGACGAACCCCCGACCCCCTCTCCACTCGGTGTCGAATGGCTCGGCAAAACTGGGCGCAAAGAAGACTGGATGACGACCATCGCACCGTTTGTGGTCGAGGAACCCGATGAGGAGTACGAATCAGAGCGACCACCGCTTTCGGCCGTTGTTGAGGTTCTCCATGAGATGACCGTTCCCACGGTCTATCAGATTCTCTGGCAGCGAAAACCTGACTGGCGGGATGATGCCGAAATCCGAACATCCAATCTGAAAGAGGGACGCGATACCTGGGCTGAAGACCTCATCGGCTCGTGGCTCGAGCCTGTCGATGCAGATCCTGCAGATCGAGAGCTGTCTCAGGAGACAAAAAACCGTATTCGGCGGATCGATGGGAAACACCCACGCCGAACGTTCACCGTCAATGCTCGAGCTGTTGCAATGGCTCGTGATGACGATGTTGAGATCCGCGCCGAACTCGAGCAGTTGAAGGCAGCACTCGATCCACTCGATGGCCCGTTTTACGAACTCAATGGACGCCGTATCCGAGAGAAAGGCTTCCTTTCGAGTCAGAAGAAAAAACGAGCTCAGCGCCATCTCGATCGAGTTCTCAACGGAGAGATGATCACTGGTAGCGGGAAGAAGCGGCCAGATTTCGTGTTCAATGCGGACGAACTCGCAAACGTGGTTGTTGTCCCGAGTGCCGATGATTTGACCGTCGAGGGCTCTCGAGGCGCGCGTTCAGAACAGCGCAGCCGAAACCCATTGCCACGTCCGAACCCGGACTTGATGGATCAATTCCGAGAGGGAATGGCTATCGGGTATGCGATTGATGAGAACGGGTCACCAGAAAGTGAGCCAACACGAATCCCTCCACCGTTGCTTCCGACGCATTACCTTCGAGCAGCGACCACTGGTGCCGGGAAATCGAAGGCATTGATCAACGATGTGCTCTCACTGTATGAGAGTACTGATGGGCCGATAATCCTCGTCGATCCGAAAGGCGATGGAATGACTGAAAACTACCTTCGGGCTCACGCTCGGCGCTTCGGAGTCGATGATCTCGAGGAGAACGTCCTTCACTTCTCGGTACCGGATACGCTTCCTGGGTTTTCGTTTTTCAACCTCACGCCTGGACTCTCACACGGGCAACGGCGTGTCGATACTGTCCAACGGAAAGTCGATCACTACGAAGAAATTCTGAAACTGGTCATGGGTCGTGATCGGTACGAACGGGCGACTGCCTCTCCGCTCCTGATCGAGGCGTTGATCAAAGCCCTGTTCGACGAGAAGTACGGCCGGGAAAACGGACGTCACCGTGCTTCTGAGGACTACTTCGCCCACCATCAGCTCGAGCATGCCCTTGATCAACTCTGGCAGGCTGGCCCGCCAAATCCTCAGGAAGACGCAATCCCGAAATCGATCGATCCAGAGGTCACGCGAACAATACGCCGCCAGCTCCAGTCTGACGGTCGGACGTTCGCGAACATCATGGGTGGGGTCAGTAACCGATTCGCGTACATCTCGCAGGACTCACACCTTCGGAGAATCTTCAACAACACGGATCCACAATTCGACTTCAGAGAGCTTCTCGACACCAACCAGATTATTCTGTTCGACCTCGGCGACCTACGCGAAGATGCTGCACGGATGGTGACCGGCGTTATCCTCACCTCTCTCGAGGATGCGCTCAGGACACACGAAGACAACCTCAATCAACGACCGGATGACTATGTCGTAAACCTCCTTATCGACGAGGCTGCCTCCGTTGTCGTTTCTGACGTGCTCAACGACTTGCTCGAGAAAGGACGCAGTTTCCGTCTCTCAGTGGGATTGTCGATGCAGTTCCCAGAGCAGATGCAAGCAGAGGGTGGCCGACGCGTGTACCTGAACGCGCTCAACAACATTGGAAGTCCGATCCTTGGCAAAGTGAACGTCGATCGTGAGTTGGCACGGGCGATGGCTCACGAGGACCTCGATCCGACAGCCTTCGCGAACCGGGTGCGTTCACTGCCTCGGGGTGAGTGGATTACCCAACTCCCGAGCCCTGTGTTTGGAGAGACGGGTCCGTATCCGTTCAGCATCAAGCCACTCCCGATCCCCGCTGGTCACCCAGAGAGTGATGATCCACTTTCTGTAGGCGAAGAGCAAGAGTTCCAGGAGGCGCTGTCTCGAGTCCACGGCCGTACGCGCCGAGAATTTGGCGTTCGTGAGTCGACAACGTCATTTGCTGACGTTCCAGTCTCACTCCAAGACATCCTCGGTGTGGACAGTTCAGACCTAGATCACGCACTCGTTCATGTTATTCGAAATATACAGTTACGAGAGGACTGTCGCGAAGACAATGGGTGGGTGGATGCGAAAGTAGTGGACACAGAGCTGCAAACGGCCTTTGCTGGAGTGGATGCCGAACCACCAACCCACGAGGAAATAGCTGCTGTCCGTCGACAGTCGCGTCTTCTCGAGGTGGACTTGAGTCAGACCACTCGTGACATCGTCGTTCGACTCACAGCTGCTGGGGAATCGATCGTAGCACCGGATACTGGTTCAAGTCGGACATCGGGTAGTATCCGCCACGATGAGGCGATCAGACAGATTGAGGCTGCACTCACGAAGATCGGTTGTACAGTTTCGATCCCAAAACAGGATGGGAGCGAACAGCCAGACGCGAGGGCAGTTCACCCTGACTGTGAACAGACCTTTGCGATCGAGGTAGAAACGACGACTCCTGAGAATCCAGCACAAGTCCTGGCAAATCTTCGAAAGGCACAGGACGCCGGTGAACATCCCGTCTTCGTTGTCGAAGCCGACGAACCAGAGATGTACTGGGCAGATCGGGTTACTGGAATACTCTCATCGCCTGTTCGAGAACTGTCGACCGGTGAGATTCGATTATACACGAAGGACCAGGCTCTCTCGTTCAACGGCGGTGCAACAGCCACCGGTGGCGTAACAGCAGTTCGACCAGTTACGGAACACAGTGCACAGACGGTCTGGAAACGGGAGCATGGACGCCTCGTCTTGGAGAACGGCCAGGGTAAGACTCTCATAGAGACCGCATCGATAGCCGAACTCTCGAGAGACCACGTACCAGCAGTGTACAGCTACGATCAAACATCTGGTGAGTACGTCGTCTCCGAACAGGGTGTACAGTATGTCTATGACTCGAAAGAGTCGTTCTCGAAGAAGTGGACTCGAATCATGGAGCCGTTTGTTCCTGAAGCTGAGTTTTCCTACCCCGGCTATGGTTCTGATAACTATTCCATCGTCGTCCTTCGAACCGATGGTCAACCGGCCGTCTATAGAGATGGGGAGACTGCCGCACTTGAAACACTACTCGAATACGATGACGATGATTCACCTATTGGGTGTAGTGATGAAGAGGAACTTTCGTTCGATCCCAGCGAACTACTACTAGCAGAGATTGCTGATGATGCGGATGCAGTTGTTGGGCGATTTGTAAGTCTGTTTCTCAGCGAAGAGCCGACCAGTACGGTCGCTGCTGGCACTGTCTACGATTGCTATGAACAGTGGGCAAAACAGCATGACATTGATCCGGATGGCAAGAGCTGGTTTGCCCGTCGGTTAGGCAACCACATCGAGCTCAATCGAATAACGGAGCGACGTGACGGTGAGCTTGTCCGGTGTTACGAGGGACTCAAACTGGATCACCAAGGGATACTCGAGGAATAG
- a CDS encoding VirB4 family type IV secretion system protein: MIDALPDPGTQAGLALYIGATALFTLLVKLAWGRWQAEDVEEVELADLLEETTVEDGLEEGQILDDIAEHHQHVVAPAAIEWDTRTARVGDQWTSTLYIADYPDYPKDGYLTELFELTDVEFDLTVHITPKSQQQARDELQRVADDLQADADLERTVRGSYLQERANEALSTYKSVENGSRVFKQGMFITVRADSRNELRDAVRTVRSRLREQPAGLSPKTAICKQDLAIQAAAPIGPNPFGREATALGGAVGALLASPHNATILEDGGVEFGVHWKNQSPVVIDPFARENGYAMFTIGDPGSGKSFGSKQNFIRSIEQSEDRIGIILEPLNNWAGVAEALGGERITIGGDMGLNPLEIKPTPERVQRAMGKDASPYREKLDSVMSFLSNYFALRGITLGDRRTTLETAIERAYSRNGITDDIATHHNESPTMRDVLDILEKMVETPTEYVVRTDEEATKIGEDATWLIDQLRPFAEDGRYENLGRETEFDIRDEKVIYLDLAQQEGSLGGSTSLIMQLLISLVYERAKETDKEVVFVIDEARYIMQDAASLEYLEIVFRHHRHHNLSIRLVTQTVDEFFQHPESEAIIDQCAIKQFHHLDGMDREWANEFGLNSAQMRFVQEAVPGNDRTGYSEALVGVDGEWRGIEVRAMEDETAVIDFDPKAQSQTELPGRSADTPPEPSMKTNPTTPRQVSTPPQTDGGKHGGESNHE; encoded by the coding sequence GTGATCGACGCACTTCCCGATCCAGGGACACAAGCTGGGCTTGCCCTCTATATCGGTGCAACGGCATTGTTCACGCTTCTCGTGAAGCTGGCATGGGGCCGCTGGCAAGCCGAGGACGTCGAAGAAGTCGAACTCGCCGATCTCCTCGAGGAGACGACCGTCGAAGACGGCCTCGAGGAAGGTCAGATCCTCGATGACATTGCCGAACATCACCAACACGTCGTCGCGCCGGCGGCAATCGAGTGGGATACGCGAACCGCTCGCGTCGGTGATCAGTGGACGTCCACGCTCTACATCGCAGATTATCCGGATTACCCGAAAGACGGCTATCTGACCGAACTCTTCGAGCTCACGGACGTCGAGTTCGATCTGACGGTTCATATCACACCAAAGAGTCAGCAACAAGCTCGGGACGAACTCCAGCGAGTGGCTGACGACCTCCAGGCCGATGCTGACCTCGAGCGCACTGTCCGTGGGAGCTATCTCCAGGAACGAGCCAATGAGGCACTCTCGACGTACAAGAGCGTCGAGAACGGGAGTCGGGTGTTCAAGCAAGGCATGTTCATCACGGTACGAGCTGATTCTCGTAACGAGCTTCGTGACGCCGTCCGGACGGTTCGGAGCCGGCTTCGTGAACAACCCGCTGGACTCTCGCCGAAGACAGCAATTTGCAAACAAGACCTCGCCATCCAGGCTGCAGCTCCGATCGGTCCCAACCCGTTCGGTCGAGAGGCCACAGCACTCGGTGGTGCAGTCGGTGCACTTCTCGCGTCGCCACACAATGCCACGATTCTCGAGGACGGTGGCGTCGAGTTCGGCGTTCACTGGAAGAACCAAAGCCCGGTCGTCATCGATCCGTTCGCTCGAGAGAACGGCTATGCGATGTTTACGATCGGTGACCCAGGATCTGGGAAATCGTTCGGCTCGAAGCAGAACTTCATCCGCTCAATCGAGCAAAGCGAGGACCGTATCGGGATCATCCTCGAGCCACTGAACAACTGGGCCGGTGTCGCCGAAGCCCTCGGTGGCGAACGAATCACGATCGGCGGGGATATGGGGCTGAACCCGCTCGAGATCAAGCCGACTCCCGAGCGTGTCCAACGGGCAATGGGGAAGGACGCCAGCCCATACCGTGAAAAGCTCGATAGTGTGATGAGCTTCCTCTCGAACTACTTCGCGCTTCGGGGAATCACACTCGGTGACCGCCGGACAACGTTGGAGACCGCGATCGAGCGTGCCTATTCACGCAACGGGATCACCGATGATATTGCGACGCATCACAATGAGAGCCCGACGATGCGGGACGTCCTCGATATCCTCGAAAAGATGGTCGAGACGCCAACGGAGTACGTCGTGCGGACTGACGAGGAAGCGACGAAAATTGGGGAAGATGCGACGTGGCTCATCGATCAGCTTCGCCCGTTCGCAGAAGACGGCCGGTACGAGAATCTGGGCCGAGAGACTGAATTCGATATCCGCGATGAGAAGGTGATCTATCTCGATCTCGCCCAGCAGGAGGGCAGTCTCGGTGGAAGCACGAGTCTTATCATGCAGTTGTTGATTTCGTTGGTCTACGAGCGTGCGAAGGAGACGGACAAAGAGGTGGTCTTCGTCATCGACGAGGCACGCTACATCATGCAGGATGCGGCGAGTCTCGAGTACCTTGAGATCGTCTTCCGTCATCACCGCCATCACAACCTCTCGATTCGCCTCGTCACCCAGACCGTCGACGAGTTCTTCCAGCATCCAGAGTCTGAGGCGATCATCGACCAGTGTGCGATCAAGCAGTTCCACCACCTCGACGGGATGGATCGTGAGTGGGCCAACGAGTTCGGGCTCAACTCGGCACAGATGCGCTTCGTCCAGGAGGCCGTCCCTGGCAATGATCGGACGGGCTATTCGGAGGCACTCGTCGGCGTCGACGGTGAGTGGCGCGGAATCGAAGTTCGAGCGATGGAAGACGAGACGGCAGTGATCGACTTCGATCCGAAAGCCCAGTCTCAGACTGAGTTGCCAGGCCGTTCAGCAGACACACCTCCAGAGCCATCTATGAAGACTAATCCAACAACCCCTCGCCAAGTATCAACTCCACCACAGACTGATGGTGGTAAGCACGGAGGTGAATCGAATCATGAGTAG